The Leucobacter viscericola genome includes a window with the following:
- a CDS encoding DUF5819 family protein, which translates to MTLTHTRPPTDEGVDDVDRPDPSPEASPKAAKEPSVPQASFADPASRKRSPLMRVVAVLVLVFTAWHLFASFLWIAPVTPLRELVPGNMLSSYMIPMFGQSWSVFAPAPINGDFSLKVRAQVEQNGELVETDWVDAAQIEVHAMHTHNLFPPRASTAGLQQASALKNAWDDLAGDQQALVAEDFVQDDTAGERLSYLLTEDDPNFVGSTYYTIEHRTAAYATQVARAVWGDGVKEIQFQASRQNVIPFEQRHDPDAVRPPVQIVQTGWRVPVVLHGQSDVRFAEVFTPMYNSYEETSK; encoded by the coding sequence AGGCGAGCCCTAAGGCCGCAAAAGAGCCGTCTGTCCCGCAGGCGAGTTTTGCGGATCCTGCGAGTCGGAAGCGTTCTCCGCTGATGCGGGTTGTTGCTGTTCTGGTGCTGGTCTTCACGGCCTGGCATTTGTTCGCGTCGTTCTTGTGGATCGCGCCGGTAACGCCGTTGCGTGAGCTCGTGCCGGGGAACATGTTGTCGTCGTACATGATTCCGATGTTTGGGCAGAGCTGGAGCGTGTTCGCGCCCGCTCCTATTAATGGTGATTTCTCGTTGAAGGTGCGCGCCCAGGTCGAACAGAACGGTGAGCTGGTGGAGACCGACTGGGTGGATGCCGCTCAGATCGAGGTGCATGCCATGCACACCCATAACCTGTTCCCGCCGCGTGCGAGTACCGCGGGCCTGCAGCAGGCGTCCGCGTTGAAGAACGCGTGGGACGATCTCGCGGGAGACCAGCAAGCCCTGGTTGCTGAAGACTTCGTGCAAGACGACACGGCGGGCGAGCGGCTCAGCTACTTGTTGACCGAGGATGACCCGAACTTTGTGGGCTCGACCTATTACACGATTGAACACCGCACCGCCGCGTACGCGACCCAGGTCGCTCGTGCCGTGTGGGGCGACGGCGTGAAAGAGATCCAGTTCCAGGCTTCACGCCAGAACGTGATTCCGTTCGAACAGCGGCACGATCCCGATGCGGTACGTCCTCCGGTACAGATTGTGCAGACCGGGTGGCGGGTCCCGGTCGTGCTCCACGGCCAGTCCGATGTCCGTTTCGCTGAAGTGTTTACCCCGATGTACAACTCCTACGAGGAGACCAGCAAATGA
- a CDS encoding HTTM domain-containing protein — translation MSAQQPTTDPTPGVGAGLKRLLVGVFRDGWKNLVAQLTLLRDFFEHWLMDAPKARYGIAVTRMLFSFAAIGILLTNFNTRFYAFGTGSAWSSELDKPISDFPNIWLFSFFYRIIENDTLFTIAYILLGVLAFILMIGYRTKIVMPIFFVGWVSFIELNDMLGDQGDNIFRIVMLVLMFADTSSRWSLDAKRRKKYALNPTNSFVGRALRGGPLVPSWFRNLFHNVAIMILVCQVSMVYVSGAFYKASGEPWDDGIALYAPITTQQFGTWPELSAFFTSWGPVVAGLTYMTLLIQAFFPAMLMNKWTRRLALLVIVVFHLGIALLMGLPWFSLCMIGIDSVFIRDVSWQRLSLWITSTYRGKTTPATTTSLMQGQPA, via the coding sequence ATGAGCGCTCAACAGCCCACAACAGACCCCACACCCGGTGTCGGAGCCGGCCTGAAACGCCTTCTCGTAGGTGTCTTCCGAGACGGCTGGAAAAACCTCGTCGCGCAACTCACCCTGCTACGCGACTTTTTCGAGCACTGGCTCATGGACGCGCCGAAGGCCAGGTACGGGATCGCGGTCACCCGCATGTTGTTCTCGTTCGCGGCGATCGGGATCCTGCTCACGAACTTCAACACCCGCTTTTACGCGTTCGGGACGGGGTCTGCGTGGTCGAGTGAGCTCGATAAACCCATCAGCGATTTCCCGAATATCTGGTTGTTCTCCTTCTTCTACCGCATTATCGAGAACGACACCCTGTTCACGATCGCGTACATCCTGCTCGGGGTCCTCGCGTTCATCCTGATGATTGGGTATCGCACGAAGATCGTGATGCCCATCTTCTTCGTCGGCTGGGTCAGCTTCATCGAACTGAACGACATGCTGGGGGATCAGGGCGACAACATCTTCCGCATCGTGATGCTCGTCCTCATGTTTGCCGACACCAGTAGCCGCTGGTCACTCGATGCGAAGCGGCGCAAAAAGTACGCCCTGAACCCGACCAACAGTTTTGTGGGTCGTGCACTCCGGGGTGGCCCGCTTGTACCGTCGTGGTTTCGGAACTTGTTCCACAACGTTGCGATCATGATCCTCGTCTGCCAGGTCTCCATGGTGTACGTCTCTGGCGCGTTCTACAAAGCGTCGGGAGAGCCCTGGGATGATGGCATCGCGCTCTACGCCCCAATCACGACGCAACAGTTTGGTACCTGGCCAGAACTCTCCGCGTTCTTCACCTCGTGGGGCCCAGTTGTGGCCGGGCTGACCTATATGACGCTCCTGATTCAGGCGTTCTTCCCGGCCATGCTGATGAACAAGTGGACGCGCCGTCTCGCGCTCCTCGTGATCGTCGTCTTCCACCTGGGTATCGCGCTGCTGATGGGGTTGCCGTGGTTCTCGTTGTGCATGATCGGCATCGATTCCGTGTTCATCCGCGACGTTTCGTGGCAGCGGTTGAGCCTCTGGATCACTAGTACCTATCGCGGGAAGACCACTCCCGCGACCACCACCTCTCTCATGCAAGGACAACCCGCATGA
- a CDS encoding Cpe/LpqF family protein (Related to clavulanate biosynthesis protein Cpe, which has an isomerase-like N-terminal domain and a beta-lactamase-like C-terminal domain.), producing the protein MTPTQRFTARTGAAILASALILTGIAGCSPAPTASKAQQTQAPVPIALPDTSTGKLADWVITQMNGTSPTDGAELKTRMDPELLKGIKEAELAKILDERQASRNWVPTKVKETTIDDMNVIYVRLQSDSSDAVTVLQISQSRKSKLMAGIYFLAPGAIDFSSK; encoded by the coding sequence ATGACCCCCACACAACGTTTCACTGCTCGTACGGGTGCTGCGATCCTCGCTTCCGCGTTGATCCTCACCGGCATCGCGGGCTGTTCACCCGCACCCACCGCGTCAAAAGCGCAGCAAACCCAGGCCCCGGTCCCGATCGCTCTGCCAGATACCAGCACGGGGAAGCTCGCGGACTGGGTCATCACGCAAATGAATGGCACGAGCCCGACTGATGGGGCCGAGTTGAAGACGCGTATGGATCCCGAACTGTTGAAGGGCATCAAGGAAGCAGAGCTTGCGAAGATCCTTGACGAGCGCCAGGCGAGCCGTAACTGGGTGCCAACGAAGGTGAAAGAAACCACGATCGACGACATGAATGTGATCTATGTGCGTCTGCAGTCTGACAGCTCGGACGCGGTCACAGTGTTGCAGATTTCGCAGTCGCGTAAGAGCAAGTTGATGGCCGGTATCTACTTCCTCGCACCAGGCGCCATCGACTTCAGCAGTAAGTAG